One genomic window of Neisseria sp. oral taxon 014 str. F0314 includes the following:
- a CDS encoding DUF494 family protein, translating to MAEVIAFLIEHFQDFDACPPPEDLGRLLEDAGFDATEIGNTLMMLEVLLNSSEFAAEPLDSQSVRVYSSEETDNLPQEVMGLMQYLVSERAITYEQREIVIHALMHIPSEEITVDTAKVLTLLVLWAHKSELPVLIGDDLMAALNGKAVMH from the coding sequence ATGGCAGAAGTCATTGCTTTTTTAATCGAACATTTTCAGGATTTTGACGCATGTCCCCCGCCGGAGGATTTGGGGCGGTTGCTGGAAGACGCAGGTTTTGACGCAACGGAAATCGGCAATACGCTGATGATGCTGGAAGTGTTGCTCAACAGTTCCGAATTTGCCGCCGAACCGCTCGACAGCCAATCGGTACGCGTTTACAGCAGCGAAGAAACCGACAATCTGCCGCAGGAAGTGATGGGGCTGATGCAGTATTTGGTCAGCGAACGCGCCATTACTTATGAGCAGCGCGAAATCGTCATCCATGCCCTGATGCATATTCCGTCCGAAGAAATTACCGTCGATACGGCAAAAGTGCTGACACTGCTGGTATTGTGGGCGCACAAGAGCGAGCTGCCGGTATTAATCGGCGATGACTTGATGGCCGCTTTAAACGGCAAGGCCGTTATGCATTAA